The Butyrivibrio proteoclasticus B316 genome segment GTAGAGAATAAACAGTCTGTCATCACCTGTCATTTTCTGCAGACCATCAAACGTATGAGACTCTTTTGCAACCTTTTTTGGCACAGCATTTACAAATTTATCGTACCTTGCCTTTTCGCTCTTGGTCCTTCTGGGAAGAACCTCAAGAGTATTCTTTTCGTATTCTTCAAGCAATAGTCTTATCCTGTCATGTTCTCCATAAATAAGCTGGGAAAGAACATGCGTCTGATTGGGGCCTACGACAATAAACAGAGTAATGTCTCCTGGATCTTTGGCATAAAATCCATTTATCTTTTTGATATTTTCCCATTGCTCCTTTGTCTGTTCAAAAGCTTCTTTTGTTACCTGAACAACCTCCTCGTCGGAATCTATATGGTCTATGGTAAAAGCTTTCTCGCGCTCTTCAAGGATCTGCTTATGGAGCTGCTTAAGAATGCGAAAAGGCTTTTCCTCTAAGTGTTCTGATTTTATTTTGATATTCTTTTCAGAGATAGTCTGATTTATGCCTTTTTCCTTGGCGCCATCTTCATCCATTATTCCGGATATCAGCCTGTTATAAGAATCGATATCTTCCTGAGAAAGGATTTGATTGTAGTAGTCGACAGAACAGATGCTTTCGTATTCAATCGCAAATGATACCGCGCCTCTTTCCAGGGCATCCTGCATCTTGGGAATATTTGCAGCATATATCTCAAAGTTTTCAATGACTCTTTTGGGCATTGACTGTTCAAGGGTCGTGATCCTGCTTGTAAGAAATTTGGAAAACAGGGCAAGATAACCCTTGGTTTCAAGTATGTCGGATAGGATATTCTGTTTTTCTTCGCTATCTTTATGAGTCTTGTCTATGAAATCATACAGTACGCCATTTAAGTATTTGGCAGAATTTATCTCCGAAATTTTCCCAATTCCCTCAGGAAGGTTCTTTATAAGGGTTTTAACAATCTCCTTTTTAAGTCTTTCGCTTTCCTTGGCGTAAGCTTTCTTGTCTCCGGAAAGAAAGTGCTCATATAGCTTTTCAAATGAAAGTTCGCAGTTTTTAAGAGTATCTCTTGCAATGTCTTTTATGCCTTCATCGATCACAGGCTTAAGTCTTTCTAAAAGCGCGTAAATTGCCTTATCCTGCTCAAGAAGATTGAGCTCTTTGATATTCCGCAGTGTTTTCCCCTGGGGTCTAAGCTCAAGGCGAAGCGATTTTGTGATCTGATTTCTTTTGGTGTAGTTTTCATATAAAAGCATAGCATTATCCCCCTTTATCTTCATTTGTCTGTTGCACAATACTCTTACATACTTAGTTAATTATATCGCACTTACGCACATAGTTACACTCTTTATCATCTATTAAGGGCAATATTTAGGGCAACAAATATGTACAAATATGTATATAATTGCATATTTCTCTTGCATTTATCGAACGTGTGTTCTATAATATTCATATAAATCCAGGGAGGAACAGGTATTACATGATAACTAAAGAAGATATTGTTAAAGCACTGTCTGAAGAGGGGTATGAAGTCCGTCTTGTAACAAAACATAAAAATCATAAGACCAAAGAAGGTATCACTATAAGGCAAAACGAAGAAATGACCGCGCCAACGTTATATATGGATGAGATTCCGCTCGATAAATATACAGATCTTAAAGAGCTGATATCAGACATCAAAGATTTTTTATCCCGTCAGTCCACAAGAGGAGACGACCTTAAAAAGCTCGCTGAAAATATTGATGACTATAACACAGTCAAAGATAAGCTATACATAGAGATCGTTTCTGCAACCGATAATGAGGAGTTTCTAAGCTCCATGCCGCATAGGAAAGTCCTCGACTTTGAAGTGATATTCAAATTAAAATTAAGCGATTATGCAGTTGCCTCAGTTTCGAATGCACTTTTAGAAGCTTGGGGAGTAGATATAGAAACGCTATTTAATGATGCAATGGCAAGCAGTGAAAAGAATATGCCTTACGGGATATGCCATGTCAGTGACGTTATCCCCAAACCACTCACATCCTCATTCATCAACGTTCCCATGTATATAGTTTTTAGACCGGATGACGAAAACGGCGCAGCAGCTATTTTATATCCCGAATTTCAGGAGTTTGTTGGAAAACAAATTGGCGGCTTCTATATACTGCCTTCTTCAATACACGAATGCATCATGGTCCCAGACGCGTTTTACCAGCTGGGCGGGGCATCTGAAGATGTTCCTGGCGCTCTAAAGGAAATGGTAAGCCTCGTCAACAAAGAGTGCGTACCAAAAGAAGATCTTTTATCTGATAACGCATATCATTATGATCCTAACCGAAAAGTTCTGGAATTTGCAGACGAATATTTTAAAAATATCAAAGATGCATGATAATTAGGCGAGAAAAATATTAAAGGGCAGCAGATATTTCTGCTGCCGGATATACATATATTTATGCTTGCAACTAAAATTTTATTAACATTTTTATTGCACAGGGCATAATTGCAGAAATAAAGAAGGTTTGCATGATTTTTATTTTTCTAACAAAAATGCTCCCAACAATGTTGAGAGCATTATAAAATTTAGCGAGAAAACCTCTTCCGATGAAATCGGTTGTGGGATGAATCGCCTTTACGTGAACAGTTGTTCGTGATAGAATAAGTCAATCGGAACCTTGAAAACTGTATATATGAGGTTGCACCACGAATCTAACAAACCAAGAACCTGTGGTGCGTAAAATATACAAGGTGTTTAGTTCCCAGGCGCCACAAGCGCATATATAACACTTAAAGTATGCCGAAGGGATTCCGCCCCAACGGAGTAGCGGCGCCGTGAACGTGCCTTACTATACCGCAAGGTATTGTAGAAACCATTTCCGATTACATCGGTCTTGGTAGTTCATGTAAATATACATCTTATTCAGTTTTAAACCGCTGCATCAGTGGCAACAGGATACATATCTTTAATTTTGACGCGAACGCCAACATTTCCTTCGCCGTCAACATAATCAAGAGTACAAAGAAGCTTCTTATCACCCTTCTTTTGATCCGCTTCAACGGTCCCCTGCGTGCAAGCGCGAACGCCATCAATATCAGTATCGATCTTAAATCTGTCACCTTGTTTCCATAGTCTTTTCATCTTTTTCTCCCTTCTGAGCTTAAGCTCCAAGCCCATATAAGACTTCTTCATCCATGATGTATTCTGGTTCGCGGTCGACTTCTTCTTCGGTGATCTCAGCACCCATTTCCTCTACAAGGTAATTCTTTAGGCAGATATTTTCAAGATCACTGTTTTTATTGTATCTTGAGCAAAATGCCTTACCTTTGTACTTAAAATAGAACCTACTGTCACTTCCGATATCTCTTCCACACCATGCACATTTGATATCTGGGTTTGGATATTCTATTCTTCTAGCCATGTTTATTCTCCTTTATGCAACCTCTTCGTCATATACAGTTCCATAAAACAAAGTCTCTCCGATCAGGCTCTCGAGCGAGCCCATATCCCTGTTCATAAATTCCTCGAAGTCATAAGCATTGGTCGCATGATAGGGCCCTTGTTTATCTTCTCCGGTGATATGGACAAGCACCTGTCCGGTAGTACTTTCCTTCCAGATCTCAACTGTATCATCGTTATACTCAAATTCCTCTGCAGAATCGTATAAGAGAATATCGTTTTTGATCTGGCCTAAGAGAAGCTTTCCTTCCTTCTCTTCCTGTCTTGCTTCAAGAAGATAGATGAGCGTACGACAGTCTTCTTTTTGTGCAGTAGCAAAATCAATGATCTCCTGCACTGCATCATCACTGAAGTCGTCGTCGTAGCGATATGCCTTATCTACAAGTTCCTTTGCGTTACCTTCAACATAAGTCTGATCTATGCATCTGATTGCTTTCTTCATCTCCATATTATTCTCCTATTCTGTTATCATCCCTGATGCTTACGCACCAATCTCTTCGTCATCCCAGAACTCGTCCCACATTTCATCAGGAACTTTGTTCTTTTCATCAACTGTACCTTTTGTTTCGATCTGGTCCAGGGCTGATTTTCTAGCTCTGAAGTTCCTGCGCATCTTGTTTGTCGCAGGAGCAAGATCAACTATATCCCAGAAATTTACTTCATCCATCTTTTCTCTCCTTTCAAATAACCGACATATAATTTAATGTCTGTATCATGGAATTTCCTAAAATAAATAAAGCGCCGCCATGCTACCCAAAGGGCCAAGGCTTGCGCTTTAAATTTCAGCTATTCGCTTTTCTTTAAATTCTTTATTTTAAATTTTTTAATTAAGAATTTTCTACATAATCAAGTATGCTCATCATAAGTTTGCTTATAAGATCATGCTCGCGTACTCCAAGAGCCTTGTATTTTACAGTAAGCTCATCCATCTTACCTATCGCTCTTGTCCAGTCTTCATCCGTCATATCAACTCTCGGCTTATCAAGTTCTTTTCCAAGCGCCCACAGATCCATACACATATTGTAAAACAGCTTTTTCTGATCCATTCATGCACCTTCCTATTCTCTTCCTTTGCGGCGCATCTCCATTACGTACTCTTCTGAGCTTTTATACTGGTCAAGCTCTTTGATTATTTCATACACAAGCGCGGTATTCCCTACCAGAAAAGCCCTGCACACTAATGGTTTGAGGCTGTAATATTTAAAGGGGACCGGAGCATACACCTGATATATTTCGCCACTGTCTTCATAGACCTTTTGTGTATGGTGTTTCCCTGCCCCGGATTCCACATATATTCCGCTAACTCTTGTACGGTTTGCGTAAAATTCCTTGAGCCTGTTAGGGCTATAACCTTCTTTCCTGTTTCTTAGGATTTCGAGTACTGCCATGATGGTAAATAGGGAAAAGAAAAATGCTATAAACCAAAGGCTCGAGAGCTCTCTTTCACCTATCTTCATTACAGGAAATTCGCCAGCAATGTTATAAATTACAACTGAAAAAATCAAAAATCCAACAGTCGCACATGCAATAGTTGCCCACAGCTGGATTCTGATTGTTTTGTTGCAAGCTGTCTGATATTCTTCAAGGCTGATGCTGACCGGATAATTTGCCATTATTACTTAACTCCTTTTCTTTTCGGGAATATATCCTGAATACCGCCAAACAGCTTGCGAGCATCAGGATTACTGCAAACCATGTTCCTTCAACACCAAAGCCTGTGTTGTAGGTAGCACTGCTTCGCGCAGATGCTGCATCGAGTTTAAAGATAGAAAACTGAGCTGTAAATCCGCTGTTTGGGAGTCCAAATATAATGTTCTGAGTATAATTCCAAGCTGCATGTGCCGCCATTACGCAGTATATACCGCCTGTATAATATACAATCAAAGTAAAAAATATTCCGGCGATAAAAACATATATAATGGGCATCATCCCTGCTCCGGGGTTTAAAAGATGAAGTGCAGCAAAGAATATCGAGTTTGCTATTATCGCAACCAGAGGGTTCTTATATGAATGTCTTAGCTTTGCGTAGATGAAATTCCTGCAGAGAAGCTCTTCTGCAGATGACTGGATGAAAACAGCTATAAATACAGCGATAAGTTTTAATGGTTGAAAAGAGCTGTAGATAAGCGTTATATCTCCTCTTAATGTTGCCGCCATAACACAGACGGTATTTAATCCTGTGCCTATCATAAGTCCC includes the following:
- a CDS encoding DUF5688 family protein encodes the protein MITKEDIVKALSEEGYEVRLVTKHKNHKTKEGITIRQNEEMTAPTLYMDEIPLDKYTDLKELISDIKDFLSRQSTRGDDLKKLAENIDDYNTVKDKLYIEIVSATDNEEFLSSMPHRKVLDFEVIFKLKLSDYAVASVSNALLEAWGVDIETLFNDAMASSEKNMPYGICHVSDVIPKPLTSSFINVPMYIVFRPDDENGAAAILYPEFQEFVGKQIGGFYILPSSIHECIMVPDAFYQLGGASEDVPGALKEMVSLVNKECVPKEDLLSDNAYHYDPNRKVLEFADEYFKNIKDA
- a CDS encoding CPBP family intramembrane glutamic endopeptidase; this translates as MKRFHTDEYIWKDSIPIVLIAAFILMFIGQLIGIILTDIIFYAPLKNDTDGFYNVLLMYTSFIGIWMVINKWYEKHDPYAKKALTVKNVRLLSVQILSGLMIGTGLNTVCVMAATLRGDITLIYSSFQPLKLIAVFIAVFIQSSAEELLCRNFIYAKLRHSYKNPLVAIIANSIFFAALHLLNPGAGMMPIIYVFIAGIFFTLIVYYTGGIYCVMAAHAAWNYTQNIIFGLPNSGFTAQFSIFKLDAASARSSATYNTGFGVEGTWFAVILMLASCLAVFRIYSRKEKELSNNGKLSGQHQP